From Flavobacteriales bacterium, a single genomic window includes:
- a CDS encoding GIY-YIG nuclease family protein: MPLPYCVYILFSQKDHLLYVGYTSNLEKRLLYHHQGKTKSTANRQPLRLIFCEFYLFKKDALKRESYFKKTAGKKALQLMLASTFTQLNYKGNPTVINLLKENPEIEPNE; this comes from the coding sequence ATGCCCTTACCTTATTGCGTCTACATTTTATTTAGCCAGAAAGATCATCTGCTTTACGTGGGTTATACGAGCAACCTTGAAAAACGATTGTTATATCATCACCAGGGAAAAACCAAAAGTACTGCCAACCGACAACCACTGAGACTCATATTCTGCGAATTTTATCTTTTCAAAAAGGATGCCCTCAAACGGGAATCATATTTCAAAAAGACTGCAGGCAAAAAAGCACTGCAACTCATGCTTGCCTCAACATTCACTCAATTGAACTACAAGGGAAACCCTACCGTGATAAATTTGTTAAAGGAGAACCCTGAAATCGAACCGAACGAATGA
- a CDS encoding response regulator transcription factor: protein MKILLIEDEAKVSALLKKGLEEQGHDVKVAFDGNSGLALYRQSECDLIIMDIVMPGISGLELCRKIRESGNDYTPILMLTALGTTEDIVEGLNTGADDYLTKPFRFKELLARINALGRMHKKVKAPEKILTAGDLELHTALKEVRRAGIPVDLTALEYRLLEYLMINKNRVVSRIDILENVWHDNVDVTSNIVEVYISYLRNKIDKNHTPKLIRTIIGMGYAIKDQG, encoded by the coding sequence TTGAAAATATTGCTCATAGAAGACGAAGCCAAGGTCTCCGCCCTGCTGAAGAAGGGACTGGAAGAGCAGGGGCATGATGTGAAAGTCGCGTTCGACGGTAACTCCGGACTTGCACTTTATCGCCAGTCCGAATGTGACCTCATCATCATGGATATTGTGATGCCTGGTATATCCGGGTTAGAATTATGCCGGAAGATCAGGGAAAGCGGCAATGACTATACACCCATTCTCATGCTCACAGCACTTGGCACCACAGAAGACATTGTGGAGGGACTCAATACAGGCGCCGATGATTACCTGACCAAACCCTTCCGGTTCAAAGAACTGCTTGCAAGAATCAATGCGCTTGGAAGAATGCATAAAAAGGTGAAAGCACCGGAAAAGATACTGACTGCCGGAGACCTGGAATTGCATACCGCTTTGAAAGAAGTACGCCGTGCTGGCATCCCGGTTGATCTGACCGCATTGGAATACCGGCTTCTGGAATATCTGATGATCAACAAGAACCGGGTCGTATCCAGGATCGATATTCTGGAGAACGTGTGGCACGACAATGTGGATGTGACATCCAACATTGTAGAGGTTTACATCAGCTACCTGAGGAACAAGATCGATAAGAACCATACACCAAAACTGATCCGTACCATCATCGGTATGGGATATGCTATCAAAGATCAGGGATGA